One Paenibacillus sp. FSL H7-0737 DNA segment encodes these proteins:
- a CDS encoding DUF1328 family protein encodes MLKWSAILLVVAVIAGIFGFFNLVAAAAGLAKILFFVFLVLFVVSLFTGRRGRSM; translated from the coding sequence ATGTTAAAATGGTCCGCAATTCTGCTAGTTGTAGCTGTAATCGCTGGTATCTTTGGTTTCTTCAATCTTGTAGCAGCCGCTGCTGGTCTTGCAAAGATACTATTCTTCGTATTCTTGGTTCTGTTTGTTGTTTCCCTCTTCACGGGACGCAGAGGTAGATCGATGTAG
- a CDS encoding amino acid permease: MQGNQQNPAQGNINQPALKKSFKARHLTMIALGGSIGTGLFLASGGAIASAGPGGALLAYTAVGVMVYFLMTSLGELATYLPDSGSFSTYGTRFVSPAFGFAIGWNFWYNWAVTIAAELSAATVIIKYWFPDSPSFLWSLVFLLLMFGLNFLSARGYGESEYWFAIIKIITVIAFLVVGVLMIFGIMGGEAVGFSNFQIGGSSFHGGFFAFVGVFMAAGFSFQGTELIGVAAGESENPRRNVPIAIRQVFWRILIFYILAIFVIGMLIPYTNPDLLRGGIDDIGVSPFTIVFNKAGLAIAASVMNAVILSSVLSAGNSGMYASTRVLYAMAKDGMAPRALGKLNRRGVPVGALLVTTAVGMLAFLASFFGDGAVYNWLLNASGMCGFINWLGIAVCHYRFRRAFIAQGHSLDELPYRARWFPFGPIFALGLCIVAILGQNMGAFSGGNIDWYGIAVSYISLPLFVLIWVGYRWFRKSNIIPLDKCDLSTHPE; this comes from the coding sequence ATGCAGGGCAATCAGCAAAACCCAGCGCAAGGCAACATAAATCAGCCTGCGCTAAAAAAATCGTTCAAAGCAAGACATTTGACCATGATCGCGCTTGGCGGATCTATTGGAACGGGTCTGTTTCTAGCCAGTGGCGGCGCGATCGCTTCAGCAGGACCTGGTGGAGCGCTTCTAGCTTATACGGCTGTGGGTGTAATGGTTTATTTTCTCATGACTAGTCTTGGGGAGCTCGCCACCTATTTACCGGACTCCGGGTCCTTCAGTACCTACGGCACTCGTTTCGTCAGCCCCGCCTTTGGCTTCGCCATCGGCTGGAACTTCTGGTATAACTGGGCGGTTACGATTGCAGCAGAGCTATCAGCGGCTACCGTCATCATTAAATATTGGTTCCCGGACAGCCCTTCCTTTCTCTGGAGTCTGGTGTTCCTACTGCTGATGTTCGGCCTAAACTTCCTATCTGCTCGTGGCTACGGGGAATCAGAATATTGGTTTGCCATTATCAAAATCATTACCGTTATCGCCTTCCTCGTTGTCGGTGTCCTCATGATATTCGGCATTATGGGTGGAGAAGCCGTAGGCTTCAGTAACTTCCAAATCGGGGGCAGCTCTTTCCACGGTGGCTTCTTCGCCTTCGTCGGGGTCTTTATGGCAGCCGGATTCTCCTTCCAGGGTACCGAGCTAATCGGCGTTGCTGCTGGTGAGAGCGAGAACCCACGCCGCAACGTCCCAATTGCGATCCGCCAAGTATTCTGGCGTATATTAATCTTTTATATCCTTGCTATATTTGTAATCGGAATGTTGATTCCTTATACGAATCCAGATCTTCTGCGTGGAGGCATCGATGATATCGGAGTCAGTCCGTTTACGATCGTGTTCAATAAAGCCGGGCTTGCAATTGCTGCATCCGTAATGAATGCCGTCATTCTCAGCTCTGTACTTTCGGCAGGGAACTCAGGAATGTATGCTTCCACCCGTGTCCTGTATGCAATGGCTAAGGATGGCATGGCTCCGCGCGCACTGGGTAAGCTCAATCGCCGTGGTGTCCCTGTTGGCGCTTTGCTAGTAACTACGGCTGTCGGAATGCTCGCCTTTCTCGCTTCATTCTTTGGTGACGGTGCCGTATATAACTGGCTATTGAACGCCTCTGGTATGTGCGGATTTATTAACTGGTTGGGTATTGCGGTCTGCCATTACCGTTTCAGACGTGCTTTTATTGCACAAGGGCATTCGCTAGATGAACTACCTTACCGAGCTAGATGGTTCCCATTCGGACCTATCTTTGCTTTAGGACTTTGTATTGTAGCTATCCTCGGTCAGAATATGGGCGCCTTCTCAGGTGGAAATATCGACTGGTATGGTATCGCCGTTTCCTATATCAGCTTGCCGCTGTTTGTCTTGATCTGGGTCGGCTATCGCTGGTTCCGGAAGAGTAATATTATTCCTTTGGATAAATGCGACCTAAGTACTCACCCAGAATAA
- a CDS encoding C40 family peptidase produces MIKSHKQLTASLLVSAAIVAGLGVSAPGNAAAASSPSNSVMAAAAGQTAVIEASVRLRSTPSTNGEVVKYLQKGDQVQIVAQPNSYWYQVKAADGSVGYTSTDDKYISVNSSSVGTPTAQTGTIKYGVNLRTVPSTSGKVLRLLKKGEQVQLLAQPNSSWYQIQTSDGSIGYISSSDQYTSFANNGGTGTVTPTPTPPAPVPPISTPGASAQIESVISAGMGYLGTPYEFGSSRYDTSTFDCSDFIRQIFMDAVNLKLPADSRQQGDWVKSNSTVVTSTSGLKRGDLMFFMDYKGNSASAYEGIDKSKARISHVAMYLGDGQVLHTYSVASGGVKVDKLSASWTNRFLFGGSVIR; encoded by the coding sequence ATGATTAAATCACATAAGCAATTAACAGCATCCTTATTGGTTTCAGCTGCAATTGTTGCAGGTTTAGGAGTATCTGCTCCTGGAAATGCAGCAGCAGCCTCAAGTCCATCAAATTCAGTTATGGCAGCAGCAGCCGGTCAAACAGCGGTCATCGAGGCAAGTGTTCGCCTTCGCAGTACACCTTCTACAAATGGAGAAGTAGTGAAGTATTTGCAAAAAGGAGATCAAGTGCAGATTGTGGCACAACCGAATAGCTATTGGTATCAGGTGAAAGCAGCGGATGGTTCCGTAGGCTATACTAGTACAGATGATAAGTATATCAGCGTAAATTCATCTTCAGTAGGTACACCAACAGCACAAACGGGAACCATAAAGTACGGAGTGAATCTTCGAACTGTGCCTTCTACAAGCGGAAAAGTACTGAGACTTCTGAAGAAGGGGGAACAAGTACAGCTTCTGGCACAGCCGAACAGCTCCTGGTATCAAATTCAAACCTCTGATGGTAGCATTGGATATATAAGTTCAAGTGATCAATATACTTCGTTCGCTAATAATGGGGGGACTGGGACGGTAACGCCGACACCAACGCCGCCAGCACCAGTACCACCTATTTCTACACCTGGGGCTTCTGCCCAAATCGAGAGCGTAATCTCAGCAGGTATGGGCTATCTGGGTACACCTTATGAGTTTGGTTCCAGCAGATATGATACAAGCACCTTCGATTGTTCTGATTTTATCCGGCAAATTTTCATGGATGCTGTGAATTTGAAACTGCCTGCTGATTCCCGTCAACAGGGAGATTGGGTGAAATCGAATAGTACGGTAGTTACGTCTACTTCCGGTTTGAAACGCGGCGATCTAATGTTCTTTATGGATTATAAAGGGAACTCCGCTTCAGCGTATGAAGGGATCGACAAATCTAAGGCAAGAATATCGCATGTTGCTATGTATCTAGGAGATGGACAAGTTCTCCATACGTATTCCGTAGCTTCAGGCGGGGTGAAAGTAGATAAATTAAGCGCTTCTTGGACGAATCGTTTCCTCTTCGGGGGATCGGTCATCCGATAA
- a CDS encoding virulence factor has translation MKITFIEPTPSPNTMKLHLDESLEPGIRRTYTPESERSAPAWAREMLTIPGVISIYHAADFAALERKGNADWAAILREVQSRFANSEGVTGDWSLADENAGAHFGEAQVFVQLFRGIPMQIRVKTGANEERISLANRFTKAVMDVASAVMIKERKLTDYGVRYGEPADIAREVEQEIEAAYPQERLDSLVQQAIAHGAEGEFVEQRRTRTQDELLRDLKHEDWRVRYAALEDLTPTAELLPELKAALHDPKLHIRRLAVVYLGDLRTPEAMELLYEAMADSAPAVRRTAGDTLSDIGDPAATPVMTAALTDKSKLVRWRAARFLYEVGTSEAQDALTLAADDPEFEVGLQAKMALERIASGEAAAGTVWQQMSERRRN, from the coding sequence ATGAAGATTACTTTTATTGAACCGACTCCAAGTCCAAATACGATGAAGCTACATTTGGACGAAAGTTTAGAACCCGGAATTCGCAGAACCTATACTCCAGAAAGTGAGCGTTCCGCACCTGCTTGGGCACGTGAAATGTTAACGATACCGGGCGTTATTAGCATTTATCATGCTGCTGACTTCGCAGCACTTGAGCGCAAAGGCAATGCCGATTGGGCAGCCATTCTAAGAGAAGTTCAAAGCCGCTTCGCTAACAGCGAAGGTGTAACTGGAGATTGGAGCCTAGCTGACGAGAATGCCGGTGCTCATTTTGGGGAAGCGCAAGTCTTCGTCCAATTATTCCGCGGAATTCCGATGCAAATCCGCGTCAAAACGGGCGCGAATGAAGAGCGCATATCCTTAGCTAACCGCTTTACTAAAGCGGTTATGGATGTGGCTAGCGCCGTGATGATCAAAGAGCGCAAGCTCACCGATTACGGCGTGCGTTATGGCGAGCCCGCGGACATTGCGCGCGAGGTCGAGCAAGAGATCGAGGCAGCGTATCCGCAGGAACGCCTCGACTCCCTCGTGCAGCAAGCCATTGCGCACGGAGCCGAAGGTGAGTTCGTCGAGCAGAGACGAACTCGCACACAGGATGAGCTGCTGCGAGACCTGAAGCATGAAGATTGGCGCGTGCGCTACGCCGCGCTAGAGGATCTTACGCCGACGGCGGAGCTCCTGCCGGAGCTTAAGGCGGCGCTACACGATCCCAAGCTGCATATTCGCAGGCTTGCGGTTGTGTATCTAGGCGACCTTCGCACACCTGAGGCGATGGAGCTGCTCTATGAGGCGATGGCTGACAGCGCCCCAGCCGTAAGACGTACGGCTGGCGATACGCTGTCCGACATCGGCGATCCTGCCGCCACGCCAGTGATGACGGCGGCGCTAACAGATAAGAGCAAGCTTGTCCGCTGGCGCGCAGCTCGTTTTCTCTACGAAGTTGGTACATCCGAAGCTCAAGATGCGCTCACACTTGCAGCGGATGATCCAGAGTTCGAGGTTGGCCTTCAGGCCAAGATGGCTTTGGAGCGTATCGCCTCAGGTGAAGCCGCAGCAGGCACCGTATGGCAACAGATGTCAGAACGCCGTCGTAATTAA
- a CDS encoding SpoIIE family protein phosphatase yields the protein MRILIVDDNPTNVIIIREILKKEDYRNFVTASSAKEMLTRLGIGSVSEDGRPRMSDIDLILLDMMMPEMDGIEACRVVQQYEHLKDIPIIMVTAVGDSKKLAEALDAGAVDYVTKPINKVELMARIRLALRLKREKDWHKERDQRIQEELRLAALVQNAVLSLPLQEEDFEVNAIYQPSSELAGDLYAWYPLGDGRYGVILLDIMGHGISSSLFCMFLASVLKDTVTTYVEPEKVIQELNRRFNQLYIEKKLIQYYFTTIYLVIDTRMKRIDYVNAGHPPALFFEGVAKTPVMLESNCHPVGLFERIDIQPQSLTYEDEGHLVLYTDGLLELVEGEQEEQLKFMIQHLNVEHEWNEEAIRAAFFNVEVPKERDDDKCIVWISLKKGTDRE from the coding sequence ATGAGAATCTTAATCGTAGATGACAATCCGACTAATGTTATCATTATCCGTGAAATCCTGAAAAAAGAAGATTACCGAAATTTCGTAACCGCATCCTCTGCAAAAGAGATGCTTACACGGTTGGGTATCGGTTCTGTGAGTGAAGATGGACGTCCTCGGATGTCAGATATCGATCTGATTTTACTGGATATGATGATGCCTGAAATGGATGGAATCGAGGCATGTCGTGTTGTACAGCAATACGAACACCTAAAGGATATTCCAATAATAATGGTTACAGCTGTTGGAGATTCCAAGAAGCTGGCAGAAGCACTGGATGCAGGTGCAGTAGATTATGTTACGAAACCCATTAACAAAGTGGAGCTGATGGCCAGAATTCGACTCGCGCTGCGGTTGAAGCGAGAGAAAGATTGGCATAAGGAACGAGATCAGCGAATTCAAGAAGAATTGAGACTGGCCGCACTTGTTCAGAATGCTGTGTTGAGCTTGCCTCTTCAGGAAGAGGATTTTGAGGTCAATGCCATCTATCAGCCATCCTCTGAGCTTGCCGGTGATTTATACGCGTGGTACCCCCTTGGTGATGGCCGATATGGCGTGATCCTGCTGGACATTATGGGACACGGAATATCGTCATCTCTTTTTTGTATGTTTCTTGCTTCTGTGTTAAAGGACACGGTAACTACGTATGTAGAGCCGGAAAAGGTAATTCAGGAGCTCAATCGAAGGTTTAATCAGCTCTATATTGAGAAAAAGCTGATCCAATATTACTTTACGACCATTTATCTTGTGATAGATACCCGTATGAAACGTATTGACTACGTCAACGCCGGGCATCCACCTGCGCTATTTTTTGAAGGTGTGGCTAAGACTCCAGTCATGCTGGAAAGTAACTGTCACCCGGTAGGTCTGTTTGAACGGATTGATATTCAGCCACAGAGCTTAACCTATGAAGATGAAGGGCATCTAGTTCTTTATACAGATGGTCTATTGGAGCTGGTTGAGGGCGAACAAGAAGAGCAGCTGAAATTTATGATTCAACATTTAAATGTTGAACATGAGTGGAACGAAGAAGCTATTCGAGCTGCTTTTTTCAATGTTGAGGTTCCTAAAGAGCGTGATGATGATAAGTGTATTGTGTGGATCTCACTGAAGAAGGGAACAGATAGAGAATGA
- a CDS encoding cation diffusion facilitator family transporter yields the protein MVDIYEDIRKGERGAWVSIAAYLILSTFKLVSGYLFASSALVADGVNNLTDIVASAAVLVGLKISRKPPDSDHAYGHFRAETVAALLASFIMAVVGIQVIVEAVRSFFDRAKETPQLWSAGVALVCAVAMMGVYIYNKRLAKQINSSALMAAAKDNFSDAMVSIGAAVGIVGAQFGLPWIDSAAAVVVGLIISKTAWDIFRDSTYRLTDGFDEDRLMDLRSTIARTPGVEGIKDVKARVHGNHVHVDVVVEVDANITVVEGHRISDSIEERMSKLHNIMNVQVHVEPKD from the coding sequence ATGGTTGATATTTACGAAGATATACGTAAAGGCGAGCGTGGCGCTTGGGTTAGCATAGCGGCTTACCTCATTTTATCGACATTCAAGCTGGTTAGCGGTTATCTATTCGCCTCTAGTGCATTGGTCGCGGACGGAGTCAATAATTTAACTGACATCGTAGCATCTGCAGCCGTGTTGGTTGGTCTAAAGATTTCGCGGAAGCCACCTGACTCTGACCATGCTTATGGACATTTTCGGGCAGAGACAGTAGCTGCATTGTTGGCTTCTTTTATTATGGCGGTAGTAGGTATTCAAGTGATTGTGGAGGCGGTGCGGTCCTTTTTCGATCGTGCAAAGGAAACCCCGCAGCTATGGTCTGCTGGTGTGGCTCTAGTGTGTGCAGTAGCAATGATGGGAGTATACATATACAACAAAAGGCTGGCTAAGCAGATAAATAGTAGTGCACTCATGGCAGCGGCGAAAGATAATTTTTCCGATGCTATGGTTAGTATAGGTGCTGCTGTTGGGATTGTAGGTGCTCAGTTCGGACTGCCATGGATTGATTCTGCGGCGGCAGTAGTTGTCGGACTGATTATCTCTAAGACGGCATGGGATATTTTTCGTGACTCGACCTACCGGCTTACGGATGGCTTTGATGAAGATAGATTGATGGATCTACGTAGTACGATTGCTCGAACACCGGGAGTAGAGGGGATTAAAGATGTGAAGGCACGTGTTCATGGGAATCATGTACACGTGGATGTTGTAGTGGAGGTAGACGCGAATATTACAGTGGTGGAAGGTCATAGGATCAGTGACTCCATTGAAGAGAGAATGAGCAAGCTACACAATATTATGAATGTACAGGTGCATGTGGAACCTAAAGATTAA
- a CDS encoding DUF948 domain-containing protein, producing the protein MIIELSVALVAIAFAILVFFLIKTLQSAKQSLDKVSQTLVEVQKTMDELTYEVKTTVRHANEITADVQNKIQKIDPVIDSVKNLGEVMNELTLTVKQVSVTVIERYRKSHELREKRKGISIKEAPLTPAEERTVNSYDAVNNEKAPGKIATVLKSVDVAATLWKKFRH; encoded by the coding sequence ATGATCATTGAACTTAGTGTAGCTCTCGTTGCTATCGCATTCGCAATACTTGTTTTCTTTCTAATTAAGACTTTGCAGTCAGCGAAGCAATCCCTCGACAAAGTAAGCCAGACCTTGGTGGAAGTGCAGAAGACGATGGATGAACTGACTTATGAAGTGAAGACTACAGTCAGACATGCAAATGAAATTACCGCTGATGTACAGAATAAAATTCAGAAGATTGATCCTGTCATAGATTCTGTGAAGAATTTGGGAGAAGTTATGAATGAGTTAACCTTAACCGTTAAGCAAGTTTCAGTAACTGTGATTGAAAGATATCGTAAATCACATGAACTGAGAGAGAAGCGTAAGGGGATATCCATAAAAGAAGCTCCGCTGACTCCTGCTGAGGAACGTACGGTAAACTCCTATGATGCTGTTAATAACGAGAAAGCACCGGGGAAAATAGCTACTGTGTTAAAAAGTGTAGATGTAGCTGCAACTCTTTGGAAAAAATTCCGTCATTAA
- a CDS encoding MBL fold metallo-hydrolase — MPKTRYHNVDNVSTDKSLKEFRQWREERRRKKKDYSYVVPNTPPRLSYLSENRLESTITWIGHSTFFLQYEGMNIITDPIWARRLGFEKRLGQPGIPLSEVPPIDLILISHSHYDHLHIASIRKLYRAGTTLVVPVGLKRKMLRKGFRNCVEMEWWQEIKLGKIKLSFVPTQHWTRRTPWDTNTSHWGGYILEPADSGNQKSSPNLYFAGDSGYFPGFKEIGSRYKIDIALMPIGAYEPEWFMTSQHVNPEEAIQAFLDVGAETMIPMHYGTFRLADDTAREALDRMENARVKHAISEERIRTLGYGETLVVQKENRTSGE; from the coding sequence ATGCCTAAAACTCGTTACCATAACGTCGATAATGTAAGTACCGATAAATCATTAAAGGAATTTCGCCAGTGGCGTGAGGAGCGTCGTCGCAAGAAGAAGGACTATTCATATGTTGTACCGAATACGCCGCCCAGATTATCTTATCTGTCTGAGAATCGATTGGAGTCTACCATTACGTGGATTGGGCATTCAACATTTTTCCTTCAATATGAAGGGATGAATATCATTACAGATCCCATCTGGGCGAGAAGGCTGGGCTTTGAGAAAAGACTGGGACAACCTGGGATTCCACTTAGCGAAGTGCCACCGATTGACCTGATTCTGATTTCGCACTCTCATTATGACCATTTGCATATCGCCTCTATCCGCAAATTATATCGGGCAGGGACAACGCTTGTAGTTCCTGTTGGTCTGAAGCGAAAAATGCTTCGAAAAGGGTTCCGCAACTGTGTGGAAATGGAATGGTGGCAGGAGATTAAGCTAGGTAAGATCAAGCTTAGTTTTGTGCCTACTCAGCACTGGACGCGGAGAACACCATGGGATACGAATACTTCTCATTGGGGTGGGTACATCTTGGAGCCCGCTGATTCCGGAAATCAGAAGTCTTCTCCGAATCTTTATTTCGCTGGGGACAGCGGTTATTTTCCAGGCTTTAAGGAGATCGGAAGTCGTTATAAGATCGATATCGCGCTTATGCCGATTGGGGCTTATGAACCGGAATGGTTCATGACCTCTCAGCATGTAAATCCTGAGGAAGCCATTCAAGCTTTCCTAGATGTAGGGGCGGAGACCATGATTCCGATGCATTACGGTACCTTCAGACTTGCGGATGATACCGCCCGGGAAGCACTGGATCGCATGGAGAACGCCCGAGTTAAACATGCGATTTCGGAGGAAAGAATTCGTACACTCGGTTATGGAGAAACACTGGTCGTACAAAAGGAGAATCGCACATCTGGGGAATAA
- a CDS encoding histidine phosphatase family protein, which yields MDRTIFIMRHGETEFNTQGRYQGQLDSPLTEHGMDQVRQMGRLLRYSVEHPSEWKVISSPLGRALQSTQILCEILGYDFNKIETDSRLSEVSVGSWSGLTLKEIEQGWPNSLEDTSMYDWYFRSPDGESYEAVQERVTDWLDSLSSTPRVIAVTHGLTSRILRGVYAGLTRQESLSLEVSQSACFQLSNCTIKRISYEFDEF from the coding sequence GTGGACAGAACTATTTTTATTATGAGGCATGGGGAGACCGAGTTTAATACGCAAGGTCGTTACCAAGGACAATTGGATTCACCTCTGACTGAGCATGGAATGGATCAAGTCAGACAAATGGGTAGGCTGCTTCGTTATTCGGTGGAGCATCCCTCCGAATGGAAGGTGATTTCAAGTCCACTTGGGAGAGCGCTGCAAAGCACACAAATTTTGTGTGAAATCTTAGGTTATGATTTCAATAAAATAGAAACGGATTCTAGGTTAAGTGAAGTTTCCGTTGGTTCTTGGTCAGGGCTAACGCTCAAGGAAATTGAGCAGGGCTGGCCAAATAGTCTTGAAGATACGAGTATGTATGATTGGTATTTTCGTTCACCAGATGGAGAGAGCTATGAAGCGGTTCAGGAGCGTGTCACAGACTGGCTGGATAGCTTGTCCTCCACTCCGCGGGTCATTGCGGTTACACATGGATTAACAAGTAGAATTCTACGGGGAGTATACGCTGGGCTTACAAGACAGGAATCCTTATCACTTGAGGTTTCCCAAAGCGCATGTTTTCAGTTGTCTAATTGTACAATAAAGAGAATCAGTTATGAATTTGATGAGTTCTAG
- a CDS encoding ABC-F family ATP-binding cassette domain-containing protein, whose translation MISTSGVTLRYGKRALFEDVNIKFTPGNCYGLIGANGAGKSTFLKILSGEIEANTGDVHITPGERLAVLKQNHFEYDEFPVLETVIMGHTRLYEIMKEKDALYAKSDFTEADGLRAGELEGEFAELNGWDAEPDAAAMLIGLGIMRELHDKKMAELSGNEKVRVLLAQALFGRPNNLLLDEPTNHLDLESIGWLENFLMDYEGTVIVVSHDRHFLNKVCTHIADIDFGKIQMYVGNYDFWYESSQLAQALQRDSNKKKEDKIKELQAFIQRFSANASKSKQATSRKKQLEKITLDDIRPSNRKYPFLNFKPEREAGKQLLTISGLTKSVEGEKVLDEISFVVNKGDKIAFVGPYSQPKSLLFDVIMGEQEADAGEYAWGVTTTQAYFPKDNSSYFDGVDLNLVEWLRQYSKDQDETFLRGFLGRMLFAGEEALKKASVLSGGEKVRCMLAKMMLNGANVLVFDEPTNHLDLESITALNNGLIDFDGTILFTSHDHQFIQTIANRIIEITPTGVIDRTMTYDEYLENPEIKEMRQRMYPVEV comes from the coding sequence ATGATTAGCACAAGCGGCGTAACACTCCGCTACGGAAAACGCGCTCTCTTCGAAGATGTAAACATAAAATTCACCCCTGGTAACTGCTATGGTTTGATTGGTGCCAATGGTGCTGGTAAATCAACCTTTCTGAAAATTCTGTCTGGGGAGATTGAAGCGAACACGGGTGATGTTCATATAACACCAGGTGAACGCCTTGCAGTTCTGAAGCAGAATCATTTCGAGTACGATGAATTCCCAGTACTTGAAACAGTAATTATGGGTCACACTCGTCTTTATGAAATCATGAAAGAAAAGGACGCGCTTTATGCGAAGTCTGATTTCACGGAAGCAGATGGTCTGCGTGCCGGTGAGCTTGAAGGCGAATTTGCCGAACTTAATGGCTGGGATGCAGAGCCGGATGCGGCGGCTATGCTGATCGGTCTGGGCATTATGCGTGAACTGCATGATAAGAAAATGGCCGAACTGAGCGGCAATGAGAAGGTACGGGTACTCTTGGCACAAGCCTTGTTTGGCCGTCCAAACAACCTCCTGCTCGATGAGCCTACCAACCACTTGGATCTAGAGTCGATTGGCTGGTTAGAGAACTTCCTCATGGATTATGAAGGTACTGTTATCGTCGTATCCCATGACCGTCACTTCCTGAACAAAGTATGTACGCATATTGCGGATATTGATTTTGGCAAAATCCAGATGTACGTTGGTAACTACGACTTCTGGTACGAGTCCAGTCAGCTTGCTCAAGCTTTACAGCGTGATTCGAACAAGAAGAAGGAAGACAAGATCAAGGAACTGCAAGCCTTTATTCAGCGTTTCTCGGCCAATGCTTCCAAGTCTAAACAGGCGACTTCTCGTAAGAAACAACTCGAGAAAATTACGTTGGATGACATTCGTCCATCTAACCGTAAATATCCGTTCCTCAACTTCAAACCTGAACGTGAAGCAGGTAAGCAGCTTCTGACGATCAGCGGATTGACCAAATCGGTTGAAGGTGAGAAGGTTCTTGATGAAATCAGCTTTGTAGTTAACAAAGGTGATAAGATTGCTTTCGTGGGTCCTTACTCCCAGCCTAAATCACTTCTATTTGATGTGATCATGGGTGAGCAGGAAGCGGATGCGGGTGAATATGCGTGGGGCGTCACTACAACTCAAGCTTATTTCCCGAAAGATAACTCCAGCTATTTCGATGGCGTGGACTTGAATCTCGTAGAATGGCTGCGTCAGTATTCTAAAGATCAGGATGAGACGTTCCTGCGTGGATTCCTTGGACGGATGCTGTTCGCCGGAGAAGAAGCACTGAAGAAAGCGAGTGTATTGTCCGGGGGCGAGAAGGTTCGCTGTATGTTGGCGAAGATGATGCTGAACGGTGCGAACGTGCTTGTATTCGATGAACCTACCAATCACTTGGATCTGGAATCCATTACGGCACTGAATAACGGACTGATCGATTTCGACGGGACTATTCTCTTTACTTCCCATGACCATCAGTTCATCCAAACGATTGCTAACCGTATCATCGAGATCACACCTACAGGTGTAATTGATCGCACGATGACTTACGATGAGTATTTAGAGAATCCTGAAATTAAGGAAATGCGCCAACGCATGTATCCTGTAGAAGTATAA